One genomic window of Panicum hallii strain FIL2 chromosome 6, PHallii_v3.1, whole genome shotgun sequence includes the following:
- the LOC112898143 gene encoding uncharacterized protein LOC112898143, whose protein sequence is MDEPLLEQDIELKSLLGGPLCGGRAARVQAEGGRAEGGRRVCRRRAAIKAKTLTNHNTGYLEVAHVQYYDADLKSFPVVNTDQGYGHHWPSCKKGNPEDIAALLAVRGPPKKKRKTTKASTEESIVLFMVKHQHPL, encoded by the exons ATGGATGAACCATTACTTGAGCAGGACATAGAGCTAAAATCCCTGCTCGGCGGCCCCCTCT GcggagggcgggcggcgcgcgtgcAGGCGGAGGGCGGACGCGcggagggcgggcggcgcgtgtgCAGGCGGAGGGCGGCGATAAAAGCAAAAACTCTGACGAATCATAATACCG GTTATCTAGAAGTAGCACATGTTCAGTACTACGATGCAGATTTGAAAAGCTTTCCAGTAGTTAATACCGACCAAGGTTATGGGCATCACTGGCCAAGTTGCAAGAAGGGCAACCCAGAGGATATTGCAGCTCTGCTGGCTGTGAG AGGACCaccaaagaagaagagaaagactaCCAAGGCATCAACTGAGGAAAGCATAGTACTTTTTATGGTGAAGCACCAGCATCCTCTATGA